Within Dysosmobacter sp. Marseille-Q4140, the genomic segment GCAGCCGCACGGCGGCGGCCCGCCGGATGGGCCAGCGGGAAAAGACGGCGTTGCCGTGGTAGCCCTTGGGATCGTCCTGGTTCACCAGCTCTATGAATTCCAGGGCGTAGACGTAGTTCAAGCCCAGACGCTCCGCCAGCTCCCGGGCGGTATCCCGCCCGCCGGAGCGGACACAGCCGTCGTCCAGCTCGTTGGCCAGGATCACGTCATAGGGCCGCACGTCGGGACAGGAGAGCAGGAAGTCACCCAGCTCCTCCAGGTGGACGCCCCGTTCCATATTGAACACCAGCGCTCCCAGAGACCCGGTGGTGCCCTCGGGCGCCGGAACCAGGTTGTGGATCCGGGCTTCGGCAAATTGGGGGATCTGCTGCATCACGGATTCCTGGGACTGCCGGTCCAGCAGCGCGCCAAGCTGCTGCCGCTTGGGACTGGAGATTGCTTCCATTTCTGTTACCCTCCTTGTCTTTCCATACAGGTGGAGCGTATGATCAACTCCGGCTGGACCAGATGGACTGTACGGCTGCGGTCTCCCCGGATCTGGGAGAGCAGCTGCTGTACAGCCAGACGGCCCTGCCGGCGTTTTTTCTGTGAGACGGTGGTCAGGTGGATGCGGGGCAGGTGCGAAAAGGAGATGTTGTCATACCCCACCAGGGACAGGTCCCGGGGCACACGGACGCCACAGGCCTCCGCCGCCTCCATCACCCGCAGGGCCACGATGTCCGAAAAGGCCAGCACGGCGTCCGGCGGACGGTCCTGGCGGAACAGAGCCAGCGTTGCCTCATAGGTCCACTGGCGGCTGTTGTCGGCCTGGTCCTGCGGCATGGCGTATTCCCTGCCGGTGAGTCCCGCCTCCGCCAGCGCCCGGCGGAAGCCCTCGGACCGCTGTACCTGGGTCAGGGACTGGTCCCGGCCGCCCAGAAACACCAGGTCCCGGTGTCCCAGCTCCAGCAGGTAGCGGGTGGCCCGATAGGCGCCGGCGATATTGTCCCCGGCCACGTAGCTGCTCTGGCCGTCGTGATTGATGCCGATGTAGACGCAGGGCAGGTCGCCCAGAACAGCTCTGTGGGCAGCCTGGGACTCCAGAGACAGAGGGGAGATCAGGATGCCGTCGATCCGGCGGCTGAGAAAGCCGTCGATGGCATGGAGCTCCTGGCGGGCGTCCCGCATGGAGTTGCTCAGCAGCATCCGGTAGCCCTGCTCCGCTGCCGCCTGCTCGATGGCGGTGGCCATGTCGGAGAAATAGGGGTTGGACACGTCCGGCACGATGACTCCAATGGTGTGGGTGGACTGTCCGGCCAGACCCCGGGCGGCGCTGTTGGGCACATAGCCCAGCTGGGCGCAGGCGGCCCGGACCCTCTCCTTGGTCTCCCGGCTGATGTCCGGGTGGTCGTCCAGGGCCCGGGACACCGTGGCAAAGCTGACACCCGCCAGGGCCGCCACATCTTTAATCGTCGCTCGTTTCGTCATCGTCGTCATCCATATACAGCAGCATGGCCTCCTCCTGCTCCGACCGGCCGGACATGGGCCCGCCGGCCCCCTCCGGGCCGAACAGGGCCGCATCCTGGGCAGCCTGGGGACCGGGAGCGGCGGCAGGCGTCTCCGCCTGTGGGGCGGGCGCTGCCGGCTGCGGGGCGGTCTGCGCCGCCTTTTTCCGGGGCTCCTTAGCGGCGGAGGCCTCCGCCGCCGCCCGGATCTCCTCCTGGAGAGTCTTGCGGCGGGCCACCAGCTGGGGATTGCGCCGCTTGAGGGCCAGGAAGATGCCCCAGGACACGGCGTTGCCCACCAGGACCGGCAGCAGGCCGAACAGGGAGATCAGCCGCAGCATGTCGGAGCGCACATCCGCATCCAGGAAGGAGGCGCCCACATAGAACATCAGCAGCGCCACCGCCAGCCCGGCGAAGCCGTAGGGGGCGATCCGCTTGTCCCGCAGCAGAAATTGCAGGCAGCACAGAGCGGTGCCCAGCAGGGCGATGAGGATGCCCTGGACCACGGTGCTGGAAGCTTCACTGCCCAGCCGCACAAGGCGGTACAGGGGCTCCGACAGCACGCCGTAGAGAATGCCGAACACGAACAGGTCGATCAGGGCCGCAAAGAAGGCCGTCACAGCCATGGAACTTTTCCTGCGGTGATGTTTGTCGATAAAGAAACCCATAGGCCCTCCTTGTGCCATGACGGCTGGAACTGAAAGCGGAAATGAGCGGCAGGCGGCGCCTGCCGGCGGAGCCGGGGAGGATCCCCCGCCCAGTCCTATGATATAGAATGATACATGCAGAGCTTAAACTGTGCTGAAAACAGCTCCAGCCTGTCCTGCTGCCGGGACAGACTGGAGCGGCGGGCGGACAGCCGCCCGCCGCTCCACGGATCCTTCAGGTTTTCCGGCCGCAGGGAATCAGCCCAGCATCTGCCAGAAGTCGCGGACGGTGTTGTAGTTCACATAGATCTCATCGGGATCGAAGGGAGAGGTGTTGAGATCGCTGAAGGGAGTAGAGCCCTCGGCAGGCTCGATATCGTCGCGGACAGGCCAGCCGCCCAGGGTGTTGAAGGGCTCATAGCCGGAGGTGTCACCGTCGATGCCGCCCATCATGAAGCGGATCAGCAGCTTGGCGGCGGCGGGATGCTGGCAGCCCTCCACCACGTACAGGGTGTTGATGGCGGGGATGCCGGCGGTGGGATACAGGTTCACAGGAGCCAGGACCCAGCCGTTGTCCTCGTTCTTGCGCAGCTTGGAGGAGGCGCAGAAGCCAATGGGAGGATCTGCCTGACCGGGCGTGCCGACAGACTCGGCGATCTCATCGGAGGAGGCGGTGAAGGTGGGCTTGTTGTCGTGCAGGCGCTTGAGGAACTCAAAGCCGGCGTTGGT encodes:
- a CDS encoding LacI family DNA-binding transcriptional regulator; its protein translation is MTKRATIKDVAALAGVSFATVSRALDDHPDISRETKERVRAACAQLGYVPNSAARGLAGQSTHTIGVIVPDVSNPYFSDMATAIEQAAAEQGYRMLLSNSMRDARQELHAIDGFLSRRIDGILISPLSLESQAAHRAVLGDLPCVYIGINHDGQSSYVAGDNIAGAYRATRYLLELGHRDLVFLGGRDQSLTQVQRSEGFRRALAEAGLTGREYAMPQDQADNSRQWTYEATLALFRQDRPPDAVLAFSDIVALRVMEAAEACGVRVPRDLSLVGYDNISFSHLPRIHLTTVSQKKRRQGRLAVQQLLSQIRGDRSRTVHLVQPELIIRSTCMERQGG